One window from the genome of Nicotiana sylvestris chromosome 9, ASM39365v2, whole genome shotgun sequence encodes:
- the LOC138877353 gene encoding uncharacterized protein has protein sequence MMIRASPSEKLTSGKAVVQLGRVDDKPVVVIGKGSSVVAKKPEPVKVVLQGVPSATVLVVKAARVKPAIIRPVMQLLITIDDDRIHKNSVCIRGFDGGGIDAVGDIILELTVGPVEFTMEFQVIDVAVSYNLLLGQPWIHEAKAVPSTLHQMVKFEWDRQEIVVHGDDGTHAVSDAIVPFIETDDDKGPWVYQSYDDMPGLSMDLVVHKLPTDLVCPPVKQKLRKFKTDMSVKIKEEVTKQMQAKVIRVTRYPDWLANVVSVPKKDGKIRIAMLGIIRF, from the exons atgatgattcgtgccagtccaagCGAAAAActgaccagtggaaaggcagtggtacagttgggaagggtagatgacaagccagttgtggtaataGGGAAAGGTTCATCTGTTGTTGCGAAgaagccagagccagtcaaggTAGTGCTGCAAGGAGTACCAAGCGCAACAGTGTTAGTTGTGAAGGCGGCCCGCGTAAAACCAGCtattatcaggccagtaatgcagttgctgataacaa ttgatgatgataggattcacaagaacagcgtctgcatccgaggttttgatgggggtggTATTGACGCAGTGGGCGATATTATACTAGAATTGACagttggtccggtcgagttcaccatggaatttcaagtgatagatgtggctgtgtcgtataatcttctattggggcaACCCTGGATCCACgaagccaaagcagtgccttctacactgcatcagatggtcaaatttgaatgggatagacaagagattgtggtacacggggatgatggTACACATGCCgttagtgatgccattgtgcccttcatagaaaccgacgatgacaaaggcccatgggtttatcag tcgtatgacgacatgccggggtTGAGCatggatttagtggttcacaaattgcccactgacctggtatgccctcccgtcaagcagaaattgaggaagttcaaaacagatatgagtgtgaagattaaagaagaagtaaccaagcagatgcaagcaaaggttattcgagTCACTCggtatcctgattggttggctaatgtggtgtcagtgccgaagaaagatgggaagatcaga attgctatgctgggtatcatcagattctga